TGTCATCTGTTGGAATTGAGGAATCTTTTCCCATGGCACCCAGCCTTCTGGAACCTTATTCCACAACCTACCCCAAATTAGACTTGTCCTAACCCTGCTGGCCTTTCACAAGGCACACAAAAAACCTGGCTTTGCCCTCAAGCCAAGTTTATGACTTGTCTTGGCTGCGAGTCTTCTTGGATGCTAACTCTGCGTCATTTTTGTTGGTTTTATACATGTATTCGAGATAGGCTACCCATacatttatgaaataaataaaagaagtgtTGCTTGAGAGAGCTAgagtttctttttaaagttttagtTCAACATGTACAGTGTTATAGCCGTGTGCATTACGAATTATGTTATACATTTGGGTTCTTTTCACCCCTTTTGCCTACATTTGGAATCACTGCAATTACTTCAAAAACAGAGAAGTTGGAGAATTCAAAACAGATTATCAGAGAAGAACATCATAACAACTTTTATTTTCTATTAAGTAATGGTAATAGAAATTGTTGGTTAGTTAACaattagttgttttttttccctctcaattTATTTGTCAGCCAAAGAAGCCTTTGAGAAAAGGATCACTCCTATAATCATAGACAATACAAACACACAGGCTTGGGAAATGAAGCCTTACATTGCTTTGGTCAGTATTCCATATTTTTTTAGTGTTCTTATgttgaatattgttttatttgtagatAAATGGGTGGGTGGTACATAGCAGCGTGCTTCAGAGggtgtggttttaaaaaaatcaagatggtggccataATAGGGCCATTGTTGGTCCGCACAAACAATCTccacataaaaaaaaatcaagtagagCTTTTATTGTGAATTTATGGCTGCCATTTGGAATTTTTTTACTATATCCTGTAGGTACACCAATAATGTAAcattatggagtccttggtgttttctgagcttggtggttttctggcagacatttcattaccaaactaggtaacatcatcagtattagatGCTACATTAAAATCCCTGTACCaaatctccactcccttctagcactgatgacgttacttagttgggtcatgaaacgtctgcaagaaataactgaggtcagagagcaccaagaaccctacaTCATAGTTCTACTACTACATttcacaaacctcactcccttctagcactgacaatgttacctagtttggtaatattTAGCTGTTCATTTGTTAGAAGATGAGGATGAGCTaagctttattgtcacttttttctgtgaacacgCTAGcccacattaaaaaatgaaattctgattccCGTTTTCAaaagtgtgtttgtgtatgtgtacacacacacccatacctatacatgtacatacatatacatgtgagatatatacacaaacacacacacacatacatatatacatatatatattatgtatgtataatatactaatactaatatattaatattaatatattatacagaggtctccaaacttgataactttaagacttgtggacttcaactcccagaattcttcagccagccgtgttggctggggaattctgggagttgaagtccacaagtctcaaagttgctaaGCTAGGAAATCCCTggtaaatataaacatatatattaatCACGGTCCATATTGAATACATAGCGGAAAAAAGTCTTGAGAGTTAACAAAATTGATACTATATAGTACAAAGCTATTACAAAATAAGCTAGAatggtgatttttattttttaaatttttatttttacgtTTTTTCTTCAGTCACAGCAACACAAATACAAAGTTATATTTCGTGAGCCGGATACTTGGTGGAAGTTTAAACCAAAGGAATTGGAAAGGTAATAATAGCAACTGTAGTAATTCTGTAACAACATTACTGTGTAACATCaatgagaaataaataataaacatatctCAGTTAGGAATCAATTCACTTGCTTGCAGAAAGCGTCTACTCAGCCTGCCTTCAAATTATCTATATTTCTGCAgtgctattgatttttttttctttagattttattGGTGTTTATACGATTTCATGGAATACTTAGGAATGGCAGTTTTATTTTCTGAATACTTGTTTTTACCTCAGAAATACCACCTTCCTTCGAGTGAAGGCATTCATTTAAACAGCGTCAAgggtatataaatatttttaagttgACATTAACAAAATTTGAGGACAGCTAGTCTTCTTTTGCACTAATTGTTTCCTCACTGATATAAAACATGATGGTTTTGAGCTGTCCTTTTCTTTTCACCTTTAAAATAAGTCAATAAATAGGCTACTTAtggtatgtaaaaaaaaaaaaagaattacaataCCCTGCAATTTTGGAAGGGCTTTGGAAGTCATCTACCTAAGTCTTTAAGGAAAAATCCCTTGTTTAGAGTATGAGAAGAATTAGGTAATGTTCGCGAGCTGCAGATCGGCGTGGAacagtaaatttttaaatttttaatttgtcattcatttttaaaaacattctctCAACTATGCATGCATCCTGCCTGTTTTGTGGTGGTGGCCTATCAAGTGTTTTGTTCTTTCCGATATTTAGGCGAAATGTTCATGGCGTATCTAAAGAAAAGATCAAAAGAATGTTGGAACGATATGAACATTGCCTGACCGCTAATTCAATTTTGAATTCTTCAATCTCAGATGACATGAGGACGCGCGAAATCTGTGGTGAAGTCCTTCATCGCGAAAAAAGGCAGGGGTAAACTGTCTACAGGTGTTCTAAGCGTGCTGTTTTAACGTACGAAGCTTATTGCGGGGTCCTCTTGGACGTGGAtcgtttttcttgaagacgttccaTGAGCCAACTGGGTCGCGTCAAGAGTGATAGAAGACAATAGTATTTGGTGCACAGCATCTAGCCTTCatggtagaacaggggtgtcaaacttaaggccctgGGTCAGATCTgggctgtggggtgcttagaaacagcaaaggagcagcccgcagtgcctctgccagcgaaaacggagctcgggagggctgtgcgCTCAGGCCTCCACGGGCATCCCGAAACAAGTGGCGTTGAGCTGGCcgtgcccatcctggccatgccccccgaggtcaaacacaaccctgatgcggccaacAATGACATCGAGTTTGTCACTCCTGTGCTAGAATATCAGGCTGTGTGAGGACAATCCGTGAGAGTTCCTTAGGCGGGCCATTCTCCGAACAGTttcaataaaaccaataaaaaatagACGTGACATAATTTGCCTTGATATTTCGTGTTTCCTGGCGATTTGCCGTTGCGCTTTTCCAATAGCAAAACGGAGCTCAAGCTGGTTTGCTACACTAGCATAGCAGGAAACGTATATTGGTCTGTCAAGATAATTGTAGACCATCTCCGTACCCGGTGAAAGATtttaataagaaaacaaaacaaaacagaatagcaTGCATAATGCTAATGTGAATGTCTTCATCTTTGTAGAGCTCCCTATTTATTTCAGTAGATAATATAAAGATACGACTATTTCTACTGAATTAGTCGTATCATTCTATTGAtactttgggggtttttttgtccaCCAGTTCAGAGCAAATGCAGTATCTTTTATTTGGTTTTAGAGTCATAATGAAATGTTAAGAGAAAAAAACatacccccccccctctctctctcttaagcGATTCCTTAAGCATCCAGTCTTCATTTCAACAAAAATCCTCTTTTGTCCAAGGACAATAGTTTTGAGCAGCCAGTCCTTTAACACACTTTATCTTCTTCCTTCGCTCTACTTATGCCGTTTTAGGTAATGTCCTAAAATGTTTTGGCAGAAGTAAACttaatatatgtataaatatatttgtCTTGTAGGAAAGAAGAACAGAAAGAATATTTTGCCTCCTCTTTGAAAAGCGTAGAATTAAATCCAAATGAAAAAGCTACTTTAGAAGAAGTTACGGTAGAAGATCAGAGGcttcaaaatgaaaacaaaagcacCGGACATGATTTACGAGAATCCAGTTCTGAATGTAGAATAGATTGCTTGGACCCTGCTGTGTTACCAGCAGGGATCAAAATGGAATCCCTTCTTGAAACAGAGTTGAGACCAATCTCGGATTCCGGTGAAAATACTCTGTCATGCAATAATGGGGCGTTGAAACTTCAGATTGAAGCAACTGCATATCATGAAATTATGGAGCCAGAATTCAGAGAGACACAAAATAAAGATGGAGATCTAAATTCTGACAGCTCAGTAAAACCCAGAATGTTAAACTTTGTGGGAGACTGGCCAGTAGAACAAACTTTGGGTCAAAGGGTGAAAAGAATTAAAAGATTAGAAAAACATGCCAGGAAGGACAAAGGAGATTTAAGTGCGCCGACATCTACTCTTGATCCGTTAAGGAATACAAGTGAAGATAAAACATTGGATTTGATAGACAGTCTTCAGGACCTGCCACTTTCTGAAGATCGGCGTGAAGACAAATGTGAAGAAAGCAGCTGTAGCCTTCCTTCTATGTCAATACCTGAGGTTGGTACGGAAGTCCATACGACAGAATTGCTGATGGTAGGAGACTGGCCGGTCCAAACTTTACAGCAGAGACAACACAAGATGAAAAGAATAACCAAGCGAGACATTAGCGAGTCAGATGGATTAGGAAACGGTGAAGATGATGTCAGCATCGGTGATGGGACTGCAGCATCTCAGCCCAATGAAACATCTGCCGTTGTGGAAGAGCAGGGGGCCTCTTCGAAAGAGGAACGCTTTCAAGGGTCTGAAATCGCAGCTTCTGAGCCTCTGAGTGAGAAAAAGCCGGTGCTAAATAAAAGAACAAGAAAGCATCATAAATTGGCTTTGACGTTTACCAACAATTCGGCCCTCAGCAAACCAGAGGAACCCCTGTCTCTGTGCACTTGGATCGAAGAAAAACCCAACCGATGTGTGGTGTCCCAGGCTACCAAATCTTCACAGACAGAACCACGAGATTTTGCCCTTCTGTGGAGACTGGAGAGAGAGATTGTCTTTTCAGAAGATACAAAAGTACTGCACGGCAGACTCGACGGATTCGTACCCAAAAAGGTTGAAGCCATTCCAGGTTGCCCGGAAAAAATACCCTACAAAGTCACCTATGAGAGAAGCACCTATGTAGAAGAAAAGGAGCTGGTGAGGGTCGATGAAACGGAGAACCTCAATATTTTGTGTAAACTCTTTGGGTCGCTTTCGTTCGATGCCATCAAAGATCTGTATGAACGATGTAACCGAGATATGGATTGGGCCACGGGGCTCCTGTTAGACTCCGCCGAGAAGCTCTGCAAAGAAGACGACGTCGGAGACCTGCAGGAAGCAGAGGTTCGGCTCCCTGACGTGTCTCTTCCTTCGAAGAGACACCCTGTGCCTGAAGACAGATTGGCGGGTTCTGTGGCAATTACTCAAGCGACTGCAATTTCGAAGATTATTCACAGATCCAAAATAACGAAAGTTCCCCTTGGCAATGACAGTGAAAACCTTTCTGGCCTTCCTGTAGGACACGGCGTATGTTCTTCAGGAGAAAACAAAATTCATCTGTTACCTGCTGCAGGAGACCATGTCGTAGACCCATCAGATCTGGAGGTAGGTCCTTTGGACGTGCAAACGAAACAGGGAATTTCTAGAGCACTATCCGAGAACGAGGCGCGAAGGACATCCTCGGTTCATGAAATGGATGTCGCCGTTCCCGACGATGGTGACATCCCTTTGAAAGCCACCTGTGATGTGGAAGAGGCCCAGCTTGGAGCAAACTTTCAGGAGGGACCGTTTTCAGAAGAGACCTCAGATTTGAAGCTGATGGAAGCAACCGATTTGTGCAGTGCAGAAAGCCAGAAATTTGAGCCGTGCAGAAAAACGGATTGTAAACCCGGCATTGTGGTTCCGACACAAAGTGAAAAGAACATATTTGATCAAGACAACGGGACAATCAAGTTGCAGAACTCCGTATCTCATTCAAGGTCCGTGACCATAGATTGTCTCGAACTGGTCTTGGCCCCAGAATTAGCCATGcagttaagtgaaatatttggaCCGGTTGGAGTTGATGCAGGTAATAACATCAGTGACTATTTCACCTAAATACAAgagtaaattgattctgaactgggaactgatgattgtatatacctAGCAGATCTTAACAGTTAAAAGAACTGAAGAGGTTAAATAATAGAAGTTGGTATAGATTAGGCAATAATACATAATGAATTAAGCCACTTTGGGTCATTGTTCATAATTCATAGTTTATTTTTGGCCTGCTACATGGGTTTGACATTTTTTTGTTCTGTGGCTAGCTAGCTGCTAATTTATGGGGAGACTGTAGTAAATCATTTTTGTACAACTAATTACTTACTTGTAGTAAAAGCTTTAatgttattttatcttataacggCAAAATCTGTTCCAATTACGGGCCCAGAATCTAGAGTGGGTAGGTGATCTAATGCTACCCGAATATTAGTGATTTCATCTTTTATCATCTTAATCAACATTTCTATACAAGCTGCCAAGAGAGAAATTTGAAAAACAAGTAAATACGATTTTGGTCTTggctgactggctggggaattctgggagttgaagtccacagatcttaaaatttGTCCAGGTTGGACACTCCCAGGTTATAACATTTCTATGCTTGCACATTACTTAGatggcacattttaaaaaaaaaaaagaaggaaagctcaatagtgtcttttaaaaaaagcattaactAAATACCAGTACAATAGAATGAGATTCTCTTTAAATTTGTATGTGACTTTTATCTctcgtttttttcccctccttccatAAGGATCACTAACTCCTGATGACTACGTGGTTCATATCGATCTGAATTTGGCCAGAGAAATTCATGACAAATGGAAAGCATCTATTATGGTTAGTCGGCTTAAATTAAATCTGCAGATAGGTTTACTGTTGTTCACGACTGAATATTACATGGCATGCATTATAttacagaatatttattttttttaacttgttctATAAATTATTGACATTTCAATAATTTGTAGAACAATTATGTTGCACTTGGTCCAaacacatttctttaaaaatatgtatagcTGGTTCTTGACTTACAGGCATAACAGGGCATGGAATTTCCATTGTAATTTGTTTCTCCAgacatgaaagtagaaaaatagggaccacctttggtgggaaggtaacaagagttccatgcgcttttggcatttagtcatgccagccacataaccacggagacgtcttcaaacagtgctggctcttcggcttagaaacggagatgagcaccgccccctagagtcggcaacgactagcacatatgtgcaaagggaacttttacctttactcaAGTGTCCTGTTAGTACTTACAATGTACTAATATTATCAATGTTTTCATTTAGAAGCGTCAGAGGAGAGAAGACGAATTGCACAAACTCCTTGAAGAAAGTAAGTACCGTCTTCAATTATCACAGTTCTTCTATTCGTAAAATCTACCATTGCAAAGATCTTGCTTCCTTCTATGCCTGCTCCCACTACCAACGTTTCTTAATGTGCAGGCTTCTACTCCCatggctgattggggaattctgggagttgaagtccacacgtctaaAAAGTTGCTGTCACTGATTGATGGGATGTAAATAGGCTAAGCTGACAAACAGCAATGGGTTTcaagattgtattttttttttttaacagaaatgtATCCCTTTTGTGACTTTGTTCTCTTTGTATATAATTCAGTGTGGTTTATAGCCACCTATTTTTATGTttggcaattttttaaaagtgcagCATCTCACCAGCCCGAGGTTGAtgcatccttccatctttccgaggttgggtaaaatgaggacccagattgttggggggcaatctCATCAATGGAGATACACTAAATAGtactagaacagaatagaatttttttattggccaagggtgattggacacacaagaaatttgtcttggtgcatgtgctcttagtgtacattaaagaaaaaatacattcgtcaagaatcataaagtacaacactttatgatagtcatagagtacaaataagcaatcaggaaccaatcaatatcaatagaaatcataaggatgcaagcaacaaagttacagccatacagtcataagtggaaggagatgggtgatggaaacgatgagaagattaatagtagtgcagatttagtcaatagttcaacagtgttgaaggaattatttgtttaaaagagtgatggcgtttgggaaaaaactgttcttgcgtctagttgttctggtgtgcagtgctctatagcatcgttttgagggtaggagttgaaacagtttatgtccaggatgtgagggatctgtaaatattttcaaaactaaGCAAACAATTTATAAATAGTAGCAACTATTTTAGTAAGGAACACTAGAATAGAATTGATACACATGCTGTATTTTGGGGtgcaatataatatttttttcccctgtctacATTCAAAGGGGCAACAGTTTGATTATATTCTGCATTTCATCATTTCAGTTGAccttaaaatacagaatattttctttaagatcgtcttcaaaaaaaaaaggaaatctaaATAATACGCCGCTTCATCTCCCATTGTTATTTGTTCTCAAGATCCCGTGCTGTTTGAGCGGCTGCACCCAGGCAAAGTGGATGACGTGCTTTCCCAGTACGCGGCTGATTTTCAAGAGCAGGAAAGTTTACCTACCGCTGGGTCGTCTGGAACCTCGGCAGCTTCCGATGTTTTCCCCTACATGGATCACTGGAATGTTCACACTCAGAGAGTATCGCTGCGGGAAATCATGTCGGAAGAAATTGCGCTGCAAGAAAGGCTAACGGTGGTAGGGTATTGCTGCTGCCTCTGCCGGGTGGAAGTCTCATCTTGAGCTGTGTTATGATAAGGGTTCCCAACAACCCAGCTGCCAGCCTGCTAGTGCTTTCCAGCATTGTGCTGTCAGTTCTGGTCTTTCCAATAGGGTCCCGAATCCCACCTTCCCACTCCGTAAGCCTTCGAAGCATAAGCAGCTACAAGAGGACGCGGATGATCAAGAAATCTGTTGTTTCTGGATGCGCGTCATGAAATCAGATGCACGTATGTCGCATCCTGACAGCACAATGCACATGTCGTCATTCGAACAAAATTCTGGATTCATTATTAAACATGTATTGCCTAATCGATCCCACTTTTGCCCCCCCAAGAATTCACAGTGGAAGTCACAACGCTCCCCcctctgttttttcccctcaaaacaACCCTGTAGGGTTGGGTGGTTGACCAAAGGACTGCATGGCATAAAGCACCCTGAGAGTCCCAGTAGGCTCAGAGTGTTTCGAACCCAGGTCCCTAAAGCATTAGGGCAGCACCTTAAATATATCATTCTGCAGAGCGGTAGGACTACTGtacataccagtgatggctaacctttttgccattgcgtgccaagatggggggggggaaggttcacgcgcgtgcatgcccacacccataattctgtgcGCCCTGTCCTGCGCATGGGTGCAcaaccccctcctcctccccccccccccccccgctcctggcacatgagggcctggtaggctcgtttttctttctcacctgactccagatcctctctatgcatttggggagggcaaaaacagccttccccaccccctcggaggccctccggaggcccaaaagggcccgtttcccaacttccggttggataaGAAGTGACTTTTCTGCTGTCccagctccagagcctctctaggagtctctggaggctggacagcaaaaaaacgtcacttcctgtccaaccggaagttgggaaacgggccgttttgGACCTCCAGAGgtcctggggaaggctgttttcgccctttcTAGTtgtatagagaggatctggagccaagtgagagtAAAACCACCCActacaggccctccggaggcaggaaacagcctgtttccctacttctggtggggtcAGAAGGCCTgaatatcagctggctggcggtcacatgcgcgccggagctgagctggtGTGCCCGCTGATATGGCTacgattcgccatcatgggtgtCTACTCATGGATAAGCCAAGAATTTTAGATGCCTCAAAAGATCAGGTTCACCTATATGTGGCTGGGCACCATGTAtggtaatactttttaaaagtacaGTAATGGATCTTAATTTAcaacaagttcatttagtgaccattcagagttataatggcactgaaaaaagtgacatgattatttttcacacaaccgttgtagcatccacatgatcaaaattcaggcaccggGCAACTGGctaatatttatgacggtcgcagtatcacctttttgcgaccttcggacaaacagagtcagtgggggaagcccagattcacttaacaaccatgtcactatcttaacgactgcagtgattcactgaacaactgtggcaagaaaggtcgtaaaatagggtaaCATtcccttagcaacggaaattttgggctcaattgtagtcgcaaGCCAAGGACTACTTACATATTTAAGGATAAGACAAGAATTGTAGGTGCCAAAAGACAATCAAATTATCAATTTCATCTTATCTGTGGCTGGGCTTATGCCCCAGTATATATGATGatacttttaaaaagtacagTATCCATATTTCCCATATGTATCTGGATAAACCAACTCTCAAatgtttaatccaaaatactatgAAAAATTTTCATGATCCTTTGTTTAAAGATTTGAGGATTGGCTCATCTGCAGATAGGCTTACATGCAagtacagcagtggccaaaaatgtggaaatcttttggggaaagtgtatttttgaggtttgatggctaataacaccactttttttggagtttcaagataatcctattccactgctggaatggcctgggaagagcccagcccttcacccaatggaaaatctatggagctgactcaaGAAACTTGGTAGTCAGAActtgcgacccagcaataaaacccagttaatagaagccatcattcaatcttagtttcgcattataacagctgcagaactaaaagatctgtaattcatgctaaaggttacccaactaagtattaactgacatggtaatcatttttgtatatctcattttttctacatgtttcacttttcttctttacactgtaactactattctaatagcaaatccttcataaaagtgattgcattacgttcttgattaaattatctttccattgatatataattttgatACCActctaaaaaaaagtggtgttattagctagttttagaaaagacacttttctcaaaaggtttccccaATTTTGCCCACTACTTATGGTAATAActaatgcaaaaacaaaaaatggtGCCATGATTTAATATTTGCACTGTATCATTGTAGAAATACTTTAGAGGTAtaattgtgtttgtttgtttttctctctttttgtctttttgtggGCTAGAAACCTTTCCCTTGCATTGCTAAAAAAGACTGTGCTGCGAAACTGAAGGAAAAACAACTTTTGGAGTTATTCCCAACCATTAACGCAAACTTTCTGATGGACATCTTCAAGGATTACAAGTGAGGCATTTCTTTCGTAATACGAGTCGCATCCGTTACATGAAAGTTATTCTGCCTGAAGTGACtccttgtgttgttgttttaatttgtcagTTATTCCTTGGAACCGACCGTCCAGTTTCTCAATAGCGTCCTAGAGGCAGATCCCATAAAAACTGTGATCGCTAAAGAGCCCGCTCAGAATGCCAGGCGTTCTCCTAGCAGCACTTCAAAGACCCGAGAGAAAAAGGTAACCGCTGTCTCGCATGAGCGTTGCAAATCTGTTTTCTGTAAGGGGCTTTTACAAACACTTAGGTGAAGTGGGGGCCTTGATGCTTtcttgagcttggttgcttttcttGCGGACGTTTTGTTAGGCAAGTAGGGGAACAAGACTTACGTACCGTTCAAAAGGGACAGTCCAAAAGCCAAAAAGATCGCAACACCTCCTGACCAGCAATCAACAGCCGGATTAGCAGAGATTAACATCGAGTGGTAAACAGTCCCCCAATGAAGGAACTACAAATTcagtaaacaataccctaatcaagacaCCACCAGGAACACTCCGACAACATTGACAGGGCAGGCCGCTTGTATAGAAACAGAGAGCAAAACCgggtcccttccagcactgatgatgttacttaatagggtcatgaaatgtccaTGAGAAAACCCCCAATCTCAGagtgcaccaagaaccccacagcttTTCTCTTTCACCACTTCCTCCTCCATAAATCCCATTCTCtgccaacactgatgatgttccctagttgggtcatgaaacttccCCAAGAAAACTCAGCTTGAAGGATCCCACAGttgtcttttccttctccttcctctgtctcttcctcctcctcctccccttctccccctGCGCCACTCCACAAACCCTTTCCAgcattgatgttacctagttgggtcatgaaacgtctgcaaggaaaccaccaaactcagagagcatcaaaggccCCACAGttccaccctgagctacaaatagattggatcctgcaacattatcctgggacgcgTATAACTTGTCTTCATTCGTACAAATATATTTGCGCAAATACATTCTTCTATTGGCACTAAGTGAAGCTCACTTTTTCACAGTACAGCTTTTTCTCGGTTGTCCTCGAGCTACGCCAATGAGCTTTGCCTTGAATTGTGTCCATAAACACCTCACTTTTCAATCCCAGGCTAAGAAGACGAAAGAACTGGAAGACATTCTGAGCGAGAAGGGATTCCAAGACACTCAATATCCAGGCTACGAGGACTTCAGGGCCGAGGCGTTCCTTCACCAACAACAAAGGCAAGAATGCCTAAGGAAAGCCGGAGAAGCCTATCGCATGGGAATGAAGCCAGTAGCGGCGTTTTATGTGCAACAGGTAACTTTCTTTTAAACAGTGGTGAAGCAGCATTTCAGCACAAAGACACCCATTCCGGAAAGACACAAACGGCATGGGAACATGAGGAAGCAGGACGTGGTTTCTTGGATGATataattctgtttttgttttaagaTGGAGACTGTCCTCCTCCCTTCATCGCCGTGATTTCCTGGAGGCAAGAATTGAGGATCAaatgaatacaggcagtcctctact
This DNA window, taken from Ahaetulla prasina isolate Xishuangbanna chromosome 8, ASM2864084v1, whole genome shotgun sequence, encodes the following:
- the N4BP2 gene encoding NEDD4-binding protein 2 isoform X3 — translated: MPKKKKNLGVSPSRKNTNPETASATDASSSPASLHGINKEKLISGLSEMFSDLDPTVIYMVLSECDFKVEETMDYLLELSTAAKDTVCSSKVSGFDSLSALLVGENNSSCGTRELEGNDATAVGKGGEESQPPLSSEELALLIENSLEDCSRKSEAKESENDRLLGSLTQAQDHSNSNCTELCLKSNATAIENWFAALKPSYNEAAESTSISEIETKDILTPNPENYSLPEVVLDSGAVSEIVTLADKAESYTEPNQMHNVLFDFTAVSTLTTQHRQVFAKIETNAFPNSHASSQAAEDQGNVVTLYNNLKQFCVPDLCAGSGLKSAPMMKETDPSRHTWSSPFSLFQKYPQKLNFYPAFESQCKNHSFVTPIAISPGKWRPPSDFRSRGKTFCSPEVSQSWEGLSPVPKKCGNKNERQRHHFSQVQQLPGGHLMNRKTFAGHVLVLLRGLPGSGKSYLARVLLEDNPCGIILSTDDYFYQKNGQYQFDADSLADAHEWNWKRAKEAFEKRITPIIIDNTNTQAWEMKPYIALSQQHKYKVIFREPDTWWKFKPKELERKEEQKEYFASSLKSVELNPNEKATLEEVTVEDQRLQNENKSTGHDLRESSSECRIDCLDPAVLPAGIKMESLLETELRPISDSGENTLSCNNGALKLQIEATAYHEIMEPEFRETQNKDGDLNSDSSVKPRMLNFVGDWPVEQTLGQRVKRIKRLEKHARKDKGDLSAPTSTLDPLRNTSEDKTLDLIDSLQDLPLSEDRREDKCEESSCSLPSMSIPEVGTEVHTTELLMVGDWPVQTLQQRQHKMKRITKRDISESDGLGNGEDDVSIGDGTAASQPNETSAVVEEQGASSKEERFQGSEIAASEPLSEKKPVLNKRTRKHHKLALTFTNNSALSKPEEPLSLCTWIEEKPNRCVVSQATKSSQTEPRDFALLWRLEREIVFSEDTKVLHGRLDGFVPKKVEAIPGCPEKIPYKVTYERSTYVEEKELVRVDETENLNILCKLFGSLSFDAIKDLYERCNRDMDWATGLLLDSAEKLCKEDDVGDLQEAEVRLPDVSLPSKRHPVPEDRLAGSVAITQATAISKIIHRSKITKVPLGNDSENLSGLPVGHGVCSSGENKIHLLPAAGDHVVDPSDLEVGPLDVQTKQGISRALSENEARRTSSVHEMDVAVPDDGDIPLKATCDVEEAQLGANFQEGPFSEETSDLKLMEATDLCSAESQKFEPCRKTDCKPGIVVPTQSEKNIFDQDNGTIKLQNSVSHSRSVTIDCLELVLAPELAMQLSEIFGPVGVDAGSLTPDDYVVHIDLNLAREIHDKWKASIMKRQRREDELHKLLEENPVLFERLHPGKVDDVLSQYAADFQEQESLPTAGSSGTSAASDVFPYMDHWNVHTQRVSLREIMSEEIALQERLTVKPFPCIAKKDCAAKLKEKQLLELFPTINANFLMDIFKDYNYSLEPTVQFLNSVLEADPIKTVIAKEPAQNARRSPSSTSKTREKKAKKTKELEDILSEKGFQDTQYPGYEDFRAEAFLHQQQRQECLRKAGEAYRMGMKPVAAFYVQQGQLHEEKMKEANQDAAQQIFEKVNASKLPINLLDLHGLHVDEALGHLSRVLQEKTKEYSLTGGIPYLYVITGRGNHSQGGVARIKPAVTKYLTSHKFRFTEIKSGCFKILLE